GTGTTGGGGTGATAGGGTGGAAAAGGAAGGTCTTGAAGATCATGAGGATAAACCACAACATAAAAATGAACAAGATACGTTGACTAATTCGTTAAAAGGTCACTTCTCTTAGAAGAAGTTTACGTGAACCTCCCAAAATGATTAATAATGTGGCTTTTAGCATTAAAGGTGGTACTCGTAACAATGCCTGATGAAGATTTCAGTTCTTTTCTAGAATGCTCGGATCATTGTTAGTGTTGAGATCTGACAACTGATAAAGTGAATTTACAATGATTTGGACGACGGTAGGATTAATcattctgaaatatttttttggcttaatttaagatttgatcttggattactttttattttgctTCTACTTGTTTTTTTgtctgattggtgtcttgatccGTTGACGTGTTTGATGTTGATTTAAAGTCTATGTTAGATTTTGGATGTGTTTGAAAGTTTGGTGGTTGTGTTATGTTTAGACGCTTTCATTAATTTTGTGTTGACGGATTCTGACAAGGTTATTGAGTCTTTCTTTTAATTAGTGAATGCAGTTGATATTTATACGGATTTGAgtgatttattttgtttatttatttattttactcataaaaaaatacatatagaAAATCTCACATGTACTTTTGTTTGAAAAGTTCATGGACTAGGTGGATATAACCATATATAATCTCTGAACCGTTACTACTAAAGGTAATGAGTTCACCTGAACTAACGgacttaaatataataataggaTACATTTGATATCTTTTGTAGAAGGGAAAAAAAGTTACgtagaaaatttaaatttttatagtattagataattgaaaaaaactttaaaatgattattataAAAGGAAACcaacttatatattttatttaaaatataaaaattgaaaattaccTGGAGAATTGGGAGAAGCTGCTTTACAAGTTCATCTGTGTCACCATGTAGACCGGCACTTCTAATTGTATGGTGACCCACCACAATTTTCCACTTTGCATTTGATTCTTGTAAAGCCAAATCCACCTCCTATTTAAATTCAGCATACACACCAATGATTCCTAGGAGCTTTTGTTTGTAtgaatttacatattttttatttttttttattttcgcattatcaattaattaataatataaagaaaagatATTTGGGTGTTCTATTTCTTTTTCCAAGATTCGTTTTGATTGAGAAATGATGAGTGGGTAAAACCTTGAGGAGGTTGGAAATATATGTTTTGCGAGGTCCTATGCCTCTCCAATCATAAACATGGTCCCCAGGTTCCGTGAAGTATTTGTCCACAAATGGAGTGGTGTCTACGAAGAATAACTCTGCAACTTCTGAAACCAATAATTAATGCAACACAAAGCATGTCAATGTTCGTTTTAtagtttaatttaatattttaagctCACTTATTTCATTCTTCTATCTGTTTCAACTTTACTACTATTTTACTTTTTGCTCTTAAACAAATTTAgtgtattttaattattttttatttaataattttcttgtaataatgGTTTCAAATAAAATTAGACAAGTGATGGTAAGGATTAAAACATGAAGTGAAAACTTACAATTTTACGTGCAAGacagaataaaatttaaaatgaataattaaaggaattgaaataaagtaaaataaaagaaaagaagtttGATTTGACCTGCATTGACAATAAAAGATCTGAGGCAAAGCCATCTCTTGTGATGATTTGTGAGGACAGGACTAAGCTGTGCCTCAACATCGCCCCTATAGTCGTGGTTCCCCAAAACTACAACAATCtaaatattaaactaaaaaacTACACTGTTCATTCAAATTTAGGTTTAAGAAATTCAAGTCTTACCACTGTACCATTGCTTCTGCAAGCTAGAAGAAGTGTAGATTTTGGTGAATGACTCGTCAAAGGCTGGATCATCTATGCCTCTCAACCCACTGTCAAAAAAATTGTCTCCAGTGGAAATCACAAAATCGATCTTCAATTGCTCTCCAACAACTCccatctagaaaaaaaaaacactgaaATTCATCTTAGTTTCCAGAGTAATTGTTGAACTGAGCAAGAAGAAACATCAGAAAATGACCATTATTTGCTCTTTTTCAGATACATAATTGGAAACTCTTCCTGTAACTCCATGTGTTTCTTCCTATACATCTCCCTACTTAACAAAATATCCAAATTATCtgtttttacattttcaatTGAACGTTTTCTTTTTTACGGGAACGTGAAATTCAGAAATCTGAATTATAAAatctgaaaattaatttttttattttaaattctataatataaaatacaaatttcaaaatcttcaataaaaaatatttgtattttagattttataataatataaaatataatgtattttggattgtataatttaaaatacaaattttatattttagattataaaatttatacaatatttaCATTCTGAATTTATGGTAGAATTCAAAATGGATAGTTTTGATATTTTCAAAAATGTGGGGTGTACGAAAAAATTATTGGGGTGCCGAAAGAAATCGCATAGAGAATTGATTTGAATTGTTGGTCCAAACAATTCTTAAAATTGATCGCTCAGAAAATCGGTCAAATTAGTAAAAAAGCGTATTAAAGTTTAAGAAAAATTAgttacaaaaattatttatagatGAGTTTAATTGGTATGATGTACAAATTTATGCCATCAATCATtcagaaattattttaatgtaacttttaagaaaattagcataagaattaaaaaaaaaaacttaattaaatatgtGTGTATATCGATTTTTTGTGATTGGATGATAATAGTGTACTGttctttattctattatttttaaatatttattcaaaatattttaaatgaatttttatcatttaactATTTATTTCGACGCATTTATAAGacaattaatataatttgttaaaataatttaaatatgattgTATTTACCCCCATGCTACCAGGCTTAGGAATGAAAATAAGTTGCTCATAAGTCTATACCTTAACTTATATCAAACTTAATCATATCAAATTGTGCCTCGAGTCGTTCAAAATGactttcaaatttataataagttcttttcttaagaaaatttaaataatataattataatgatattattgcgtaaatttatatattactattgtatttgaattaatattttgaaattatgtatttattattatatttatctgTTTAAATTCACTAATGTATTTTTTGactttttaaaaacttatacaaatattaaaaaaaattaaatacaattattttttaaagtaattggTGACAACAAAATATTTGTCATAAATAGTGAAAAAAATTGTGATGAGAAAGTTAAAATTTATAACaaatgtgaataaatatatatttctgaTAGATTTTACAACAAAAACATGTCATCTCTAAACATTTCATTTCAAAACTGAATTCGTGATAAATATTTGTGATAACAATAGTTCATCATTATATCATAACAATCATCAcacaatttataatataatattagtgACAAACTTTATGATAACAATAATGAGGATATATCCACAGTAGGAAACGTAACCATTTAGCCTATTACCATCTAATTAACTAATAAACTCACTTTAAAcagattaataaaataatattgattaGATAAGACAGACCTAGATGTTTCCATCCAAATAAgaagtaataaaataatattcatgTGATAATTCAGACCTAGATGTTTCTGTCCAAATAACAACTAAACTAGGCCTTCATCATGCTGCATCATTCTTATATATGTTATCAATTTTCTTTTCGGACCCTCAGGATTATTACTTAATAGATAAACAAATTGAGAATCCTATAccaaattataattaaagaaaaaaataccttttattaaaatatattaattttaaaattatattataccgtatcataattataaattgatattttttatttcatatatcaAACGATTTCAGAAAGAGTTACTCTGTACTAGCCACTTTGTATTTCaagaaaattaaattcattggctGTTTTTCTCCTCTCTATTAAgggaaaaaaatatcattatggtttaaaattatgtatcctcaatcaaatttttatattatgtattaatttttttttttaaattaaaatatgattaaattattaaaaagaatcaaaagaaatataatttacaTTATTACATGCTGTATATATAGCAATTTCCCATACCTAGATAGAGGTTTTAAATTCACTTTAACTAGTTACCAAGATTAAGCATGCAAAATTATTGGACTTGTCTCGGTGTAAACTCCATTTGAAAAGATGGAGTAGTAATAAATGTTGTGATCACTGATAACATGAAGAAAGttgtgaagaaaaataaaacgagtttaagttaaagtttaagttataattaagGAGAAAATTGTTAAAACAATCCCTAACAATGAAAATACTTTGCAGAGGAAAATGAGTATGATTGTTTGTGATGATGAGCATTGTTTGGCGTGAAAACGTGATTACCTGAAACGCAACTTCAGATTGGTTGTAAGCTCCTTTTCTTCCCCAATCTCCAATGACCAAGAAGCTAAGTGACCCATCTGCTTTAGCTGCTTCTTCAAACCGCTGAAGCAGTGCCGAGGAAACAACCAAACACAGTGCTACGCTACCAATGAAAACAAGAAAACTCATGGTTTAGGTCAGAGAATATCACAACATTTTGAATTACGGCTTTCAGAACCTTCATTTTATATATGATATCTTCCCAATCTTTTTATAATAGCAcaacaatataatatttttaaattaattattatttattataattagttgtcaaataattttttataaaataaaagtaaagattactaatataaatttatttactaGATGACAAAAAGCTACCTAGATAGTATTtttcaaataacaataattaataaataaatttttgttaatgCAAAATAAGACAGTGTAGCATGTGCATGGGTCATGTATAGGTCCATCATAATTTTTGAAAGACCATTATTTTATATCGTTAACAGAAAATAATTCAGCAAAGCACGCTAGCACAATTATTGGTAGAAATAAACATAATGCATTAGATGAAATCAATTCACTTCTTACAGATAGTAACATCATATTAACACCAACAAAACACAGATATAAAACTGATATTGATACAAACATGAAAtacgtataatttctaaaattagatacgaaaacacatatttatatattatataattatataaattggcaataaagatttatataaataagtatattttagtttattttagcAGAAATATGTTTTCATGGctggttcaaaaggatttgttctttatttttataatcatactaaacatttatacaataagtttgagttttttaaaaaattaatgtatttttttcttttttaaattgtattagaATTATGCTAcaattgtcagaaatccaacaaattttttttgaattggacaacTTCACCGATACATGTCCTACGAGTGTCATACGAGGGATACATGTGTCCAACACGGACACGctatttaagaggagtgtctgATCCTCCTACACTTCATCCATAccgttttttcattttttttttatttctaacaaTACCTATCTACAACAGTAtagattaaaattaataaaacgaATCTATATTAACTTccttctaataaaaaaatatgtaaataaaaaaattaaagacttaaaatatctcaaataaaattctataaaaattaaattagtaaaatgtcatatttaaattaattatttttttattttaaaaatttgtttgatgttatttatttttaaatactaagGAAAGTATTAAGTTATTTTAACTCATTTATGtcataaaaatataacttaataatgatcccataattttttttaattaaaatactaaatcaaataaatatgtttatttttattattagttgaagcgaaaataatattttatattcttccGGAAATCACAAAACCAGAAAAAAATCAGCAAAAGTCacaaaactagaaaaaaatcagcaagttgtaagaATGGAGTATAAAacttaaagaaatatttttgcACTAAGGAACGTTGAATACAACAAATTTTGTCTTCTCATTAACTCTCTCTACTCACGTTCAATTGATGAAATTGTTCTCTCTAATACTGCGGCTGAAGAAAAATctgaagaaaaatgaaaatgttgTGGTTAGAAGGAAGGtataaaaatgtaagtttatgcttcacttaaaattatttaaaaaatttaaaaatgttaacaattaataatatgaaagtGTTGTTTGTTAAATACGTAAATTTTTTAGTTTGAttggtttgtattttttttcggATTAAAAGGCGTTTTAACACTGAATTAATTACTTGGAATGTTCCATTAACGTAAATGATTGCATTATTAATGGATAAAGtattatttatgcatggtatgGTCAATCCATTATATTTTCTTCACCAAAAAAAGTAGCATTGGTTTTTATCTTGACGAACGATTCCATCTTTGCCTAATGATAGCAAGAGAGATACCCTCCTCGTCGGTATTCACACATTGAGTTGGGTACCATTTTCATGGGTTGAGTTTTTCTATTTGTCATGATAAATTTAACGAATTAAATTGAGTAGAGTTAAATCTagatattgaaataaaaaattgaagaaaaagttGTTATTTTAAGTatcaatttaactaaaaaataaaatttttataaaaattaattcaagATTTTAAGTAAATTAATAAGTTAGTTATTACAAGTTGATCGAACTAatttaagatataaaaaaaatacaatttgtgGCAAATTCTTACtgcattttcatatttttttctttattttatttttttttaatttcaataatactCTCTTGTTATGATAAAAAGTGTggtgtattttttttcattttcaagtggTAATAGTTGTTTGTGGTGGTTGGTGGTATTAGTAATTAAGATAAACTTTATAGTATTTTTACTGATGGTGATTATATTTTTGTTCGCTTATATATTAAACAATGTTAAAGCATCACACCTTATTAATTTAAAGTTCTAATTTTTAGTTTTGATAATTATTAGATTGTATGTTATATTTACAAGTTTGTTGAtgaaataatgttaatatatcAATTTTTAATGTTAGATTGGAATATCTTGAAGTAGGTATGGCtaaatttatcataatttaactactttattattatttttttaattgttcttcttcaaagttTAAATTTAATGTCATATTATTGTTATGATTAcaagtaataatatttttgttatcaatatatttaatattcatttaaattatttatgttgtattattcattaatttaaaaaatataatagtaaCAATTGTTGCTATATTCCAAAAGTTAGATTTATAGGGATCAATCAACTAGAAAGTACTAATTGGTGGTTTGGTTTTGAAAACAATTGTAATTATTGAGATAATAAGAGTTTTATCTGTTTTATCGAGAaggtttataatattaaattaaatcattAATTAATACTATAACCTAAATTTTAAATCACTAAGTTCAATACATAAATTTTACTTAAACGaaaaagtaatatttatattgaataatttgtaaatatacgcataaaattaatatttttattaaataatttttagatttaattagtatatgcatctctttattattttaatgataataaattaaattttaatggtagaaatttaattatataaaattcaaaatatgaaagtaaatttccaatttttattattaatgaattTCCTCACAATTAAATcagttaataaattaattatatttaataagtgTTTTGGATTccatcttttaaaaaattgaaagaaaatgaaaaatagtttaagaattttataggaaaaaaaataacatgaagtaaatttatacaaatattaataaaaaatactatataaatttgataataaaaagcAGTGAACCAATAGAAACTCGCCAACACCTTACCATACCTAATCGCACTACCCATTGACTCCCACACCTTATCATATCACTCACATCCCATTGCCTCAATTCAACTCAACTCTCTCCTCCTTTGCTGGATCTGCTTTTCACTTTTCTCTTCTATTGCGTTCTCCCTGATTCAGTATCTggtaattttttctttcttttctctaattTACTGTACTGTGAAAGATGGGTGTTTGACTATTTGGCTTAACATAGAAATGATTGACCTGGAAGATGATTGATTCTATGAGGTTCAAATTGAAAATTGTTGATTATAGGGACTTTGTTATTTGAGTTTGAGTTATTTTTCAGGTCAATTACTGTGCTTTTCTGGGTTTGTTTGTTGTTCTTTCTGTAATTAGATGAACCAATGCTTTCTGTTGTTTGTAAAAGTTTTGCGTCCACCGTTTGTTTGATGAAATGGGTATCTTTGGTTTGAATGGATATTAAGGTTACTAGAGATAACATTGATAACATGTTTTGAtcgtttcctttttttttcatatagagTGGTCAGGGATGGCTCCTTTCGCAATTACAACAACATTGGGCACTTCTCACACCTGCCACCTACCAAAGCCTGTAAACTTGGAGTTTCCAATTCGCTGCTCCGCTGCTGCTTCTTCTCCTTCTACGGTTTCCATTCGATCAAAAGCTTCTGATTTTGATTTGAGGACATATTGGGCTTCCCTAATGGTGCAGATCAATCAGAAGCTCGACGAAGCCATTCCAGTTCAGTTTCCTCCTCAGATATATGAAGCTATGAGGTATTCAGTCCTTGCCAAAGGTGTCAAGCGAGCCCCACCTGTTATGTGCATCTCTGCATGTGAACTCTTTGGGGGCAGTCGCCTTGCCGCCTTCCCTACTGCCTGTGCCCTTGAAATGGTTATATTCTTTTTGCACCCTATCATTTTGTCTTGATTCTGTTGAGTTTTTATTATCTTGATGTAATGACCTGAGGCATTTGAGCGACATTGGTTTATCATTGTCacgtttttgtttttattatagtAGAGTTTTGTCAGTCAAATATACCTGATCCTAATTTCCTCACTTTTTCATTTGATTTTAGAATAACATTAGTTGCATGATGAGTTGTAGGAGTGCCGTGTTATTATTCATGTAAATAAGTGTTTTGGATTCCATCTTTTGCTAGCTGTATTTGCATCATAGAGTACCTATCTACCTTTAGATGAACCGTTAATTCAACAATACCTTTATTTGCAGTTTGCATCGTTCTTGAACAAAATAGATTCTCTGAATTCGTGTTTTGAACTCCTGATGGGATACAAAATGGATATTATGAAGTGTTGGTATGTACTTCACTAAAAAGTAATGGCAAAATTGAATGTGTTCCTGATTATTTTGAAACATATATTGTTAATCTTATATTTCTATGGCAATCAGGTTCATGCAGCTTCATTGATACATGATGATCTTCCCTGCATGGATGACTCCCCCTCACGCCGTGGGAAACCTTCAAACCATACCATATATGGTGTTGACATGGCAATTCTTGCTGGTGATGCGCTCTTTCC
The sequence above is a segment of the Phaseolus vulgaris cultivar G19833 chromosome 2, P. vulgaris v2.0, whole genome shotgun sequence genome. Coding sequences within it:
- the LOC137811613 gene encoding purple acid phosphatase 3-like, yielding MSFLVFIGSVALCLVVSSALLQRFEEAAKADGSLSFLVIGDWGRKGAYNQSEVAFQMGVVGEQLKIDFVISTGDNFFDSGLRGIDDPAFDESFTKIYTSSSLQKQWYSVLGNHDYRGDVEAQLSPVLTNHHKRWLCLRSFIVNAEVAELFFVDTTPFVDKYFTEPGDHVYDWRGIGPRKTYISNLLKEVDLALQESNAKWKIVVGHHTIRSAGLHGDTDELVKQLLPILQANNIDLFINGHDHCL